A stretch of DNA from Deinococcus radiophilus:
GAAATCGGAAAGCTACTACCGCCGCTACCCCGAAGACCGCGCCCGCCTGGAGCGCTTGATGGAACGGGCCAGAGACGGCCAGTTGCTCACCGAGCGCGGGCACCGCGTCACCCCTGAAATGCTGCGCCGCATCGGCATGGCGCTGGGTGGGGACGGCGGAGCCGAGACACTCCACTTTTTCCTGGAGCTGGACCCCGAATCACCCGCGTTCCGGGCCGACCTGGCCAGCTGGCTGCCCTTCCGTGCCCGCAACCCGCTTTATCTTCTGCTGCACGAAGCCTGCTGGGCCGACGGCTTTGCGACCCGTTGGGCCGCTGAGCGCACCATGCCGCAGGATTTCGTGGACGACCCCACACTGCTGGCTGGCGAGCATCCCCACCGCGACTTCCTGGAGCACGATCCCCTACTGCGCCCCTACCGTGAGGTGGCCGAACTGCTGGCCGAGCGTGAGTGGGGGCCGCTGTACGACCAGGCCCGCTTGGCCGAGGTGCAGACGCCCGCTGCCGCCGCCATCTACGTGGACGACGCCTTTGTGCCGTTCGAGTTCTCACGCGAGACGGCGAAGCTACTTCCGGGACTGCGCCCCTACATCACCAATGAGTTCGAGCACGGCGGCATCCGCTCCAGCGGAGACAAGGTGATGGACCGTGTGGTGGGGCTGCTGGAGGGAATGATTTAGCGGCGTAAAGGTCTGGGGAGCGAAGAATCACCTCCTTGCTCCCCAGCGCTCCGGTGCAACTCGCCCGGCAGCTTTGAAGTCCGGCCAACTTTACAGCTCGGCGGCGGCGTCCGACTCCAGGCGGCGGAAGGTCGCCAATGCCTGGGCCACCACCTGATCCATGTTGTAGTAACGGTAGGTGGCCAGGCGGCCCACGAAGGTCACGTTTTCCTCCGCGTCCGCCAGGGCTTCGTAGCGCTTGTACAGCTCAGCGTTTTCTGGGCGCGGCACGGGATAATAGGGATCCCCCTCGGCGCGGGGATACTCGTACACCACGCTGGTCTGGTGGTGGCGCTGCCCGGTGATGTGCTTGAACTCACTGACGCGGGTGTAACCGTAATCGTTGGGATAATTCACCGTGCCTACCGGGAACAGTTCATCCACGTCGTGGGTTTCGTGGCGGAACTCCAGACTGCGGTAGGGCAGCGGGCCATAGCAATGGTCGAAAAAGGCGTCTACCGGCCCGGTGTAGATCATGTGCCGCCAGGGGATCACGTCTACGATCTCACGGTAATCGGTGTTCAGCATCACTTTGATGTTGGGACTGTCCAGCATGTTCTGGAACATCCGGGTGTAGCCGTGCAGTGGCATGGCCTGATAGGTGTCGGCAAAGTAGCGGCCATCGCGGTTGGTACGGGTCGGCACGCGGGCGGTCACGCTGGCGTCCAGCTCGGACGGGTCCAGGCCCCACTGCTTGCGGGTATAGCCCCGGAAGAACTTGTTGTACAGATCACGCCCTACCTTGCCGACTACTACGTCTTCAGAAGTGCGGACCTGCGCTACCGGCTCGGCCACCGACGCAAAAAAGTCCTCCAACTCAAACGAGGTCAGGCTCAGGCCATACAGCTGGTTTACGGTGTCTAGATTGATTGGAATAGGCAGCAACTGGCCGTCTACGCTTGCCAGCACCCGGTGCTGATAAGGACGCCACTCGGTGAACTGTGACAGGTACGCGAACACGTCCGCCGAGTTGGTATGGAAGATGTGCGGGCCGTAGGGGTGGATCAGCACGCCAGCGTCGTCGTAACAGTCGTAGGCGTTGCCGCCGATGTGGGCGCGGCGGTCCACAATCAGCACCCGGCGGCC
This window harbors:
- the glf gene encoding UDP-galactopyranose mutase, which translates into the protein MTESGTGPVAFDYLIVGAGYAGSVLAERLARAGRRVLIVDRRAHIGGNAYDCYDDAGVLIHPYGPHIFHTNSADVFAYLSQFTEWRPYQHRVLASVDGQLLPIPINLDTVNQLYGLSLTSFELEDFFASVAEPVAQVRTSEDVVVGKVGRDLYNKFFRGYTRKQWGLDPSELDASVTARVPTRTNRDGRYFADTYQAMPLHGYTRMFQNMLDSPNIKVMLNTDYREIVDVIPWRHMIYTGPVDAFFDHCYGPLPYRSLEFRHETHDVDELFPVGTVNYPNDYGYTRVSEFKHITGQRHHQTSVVYEYPRAEGDPYYPVPRPENAELYKRYEALADAEENVTFVGRLATYRYYNMDQVVAQALATFRRLESDAAAEL
- a CDS encoding alpha/beta fold hydrolase, with translation MTFHVPGLHLQDVRLEVPLDYADPNGPQLQIYARVLTAKGGQDRPYLVYLQGGPGAEAPRPAAHGNLPAWQQRLLGDYQLVMLDQRGTGHSSPVGQLSGTAQEQADYLAHLRADGIAQDAERVRQHLGAERWTLLGQSFGGFCTLTYLSQFAPFAAGALFTGGLPAPGHHIDEVYRLTWDKMREKSESYYRRYPEDRARLERLMERARDGQLLTERGHRVTPEMLRRIGMALGGDGGAETLHFFLELDPESPAFRADLASWLPFRARNPLYLLLHEACWADGFATRWAAERTMPQDFVDDPTLLAGEHPHRDFLEHDPLLRPYREVAELLAEREWGPLYDQARLAEVQTPAAAAIYVDDAFVPFEFSRETAKLLPGLRPYITNEFEHGGIRSSGDKVMDRVVGLLEGMI